TTCGCAGAGATGATATTCGTTTTTTTGCCCATTGATAATCTTTGTAAAATGTAAAGTAGCGGGTCGCTGTTGACAATTCTCACAAAGCATTTTTATCCCCCTTTACCTAGAAAAGATTACTTTGATTAATGTTTTTAATATATTGGCACGTATTTGGTCACGAATAGGTAATGGCAAATCCAAAACCTCTCGTGACAAAATCGATTTAAACAAGAGAAACTCTTCTTGATTCAATAATTCCTCATCTAATAGACGAGAGATCAAGTCATATGCGGTCGATTGAGAAATTTCTTCCCCAATCGCTTTCATGATTATTTCATAGAATGTTTGCTCCGTTGGAATATTTATTTTTTTTATTCGGATATATCCACCACCACCGCGTTTACTTTCAACTACAAATCCTTTTTCTAATGAGAACCTTGTGTTTAAGACATAATTAATTTGCGATGGAACACATTGAAACTTTTCTGCCAGTTCACTTCTTTGGATTTCAATTTCCCCAGTTTCACTTGTTTTTATAAGATCTTTTATGAATTGTTCGATGATGTCTGAAATATTCCTCATAACGTCCTCCAAAACAAAAAGGTCGTATTGACTTTGACTAAC
This Tepidibacillus fermentans DNA region includes the following protein-coding sequences:
- a CDS encoding CtsR family transcriptional regulator yields the protein MRNISDIIEQFIKDLIKTSETGEIEIQRSELAEKFQCVPSQINYVLNTRFSLEKGFVVESKRGGGGYIRIKKINIPTEQTFYEIIMKAIGEEISQSTAYDLISRLLDEELLNQEEFLLFKSILSREVLDLPLPIRDQIRANILKTLIKVIFSR